The proteins below are encoded in one region of Vibrio sp. ED004:
- the minE gene encoding cell division topological specificity factor MinE: MSLLEFFRPQKKTTANLAKERLQIIVAERRSHDDPAPSYLPQLKEDILKCIAKYVEVDPSMVDLTFEHKDDDISVLELNVKLPEDDK, from the coding sequence ATGTCATTACTAGAGTTTTTCAGACCACAGAAAAAGACGACCGCAAACCTAGCCAAAGAGCGTTTGCAGATCATTGTTGCTGAGCGCCGCAGTCATGACGACCCTGCTCCATCGTACTTACCGCAACTGAAAGAAGACATCTTGAAGTGTATTGCAAAGTACGTTGAGGTAGATCCATCAATGGTTGATCTTACTTTCGAACACAAAGATGACGACATCTCAGTATTAGAGCTGAACGTTAAGCTACCAGAAGACGATAAATAG
- the minD gene encoding septum site-determining protein MinD, whose translation MARIIVVTSGKGGVGKTTSSAAIASGLALKGKKTAVIDFDIGLRNLDLIMGCERRVVYDFVNVINGEATLNQAMIKDKRTENLFILPASQTRDKDALTKDGVRRVFDELDEMGFDFIICDSPAGIEQGALMALYFADEAIVTTNPEVSSVRDSDRILGILDSKSRRSEDGLEPVKTHLLLTRYNPGRVTQGEMLSVEDVEEILHISLLGVIPESQAVLNASNKGVPVIFDEATDAGMAYNDTVERLLGSQVDFRFLTEQKKGIFKRLFGG comes from the coding sequence ATGGCACGCATTATCGTTGTAACGTCAGGTAAAGGCGGGGTAGGCAAAACGACCTCTAGTGCAGCTATTGCCTCAGGTCTGGCTTTAAAAGGGAAGAAAACCGCAGTTATCGACTTTGATATCGGTCTGCGTAACCTAGATTTAATCATGGGTTGTGAGCGTCGTGTTGTGTACGACTTCGTTAACGTTATCAATGGCGAAGCAACGCTGAACCAAGCGATGATCAAAGACAAGCGCACAGAGAACCTGTTCATTCTTCCTGCTTCTCAAACTCGTGATAAAGATGCACTAACGAAAGACGGTGTTCGTCGCGTATTTGATGAACTGGATGAAATGGGCTTTGATTTCATCATCTGTGATTCTCCTGCGGGTATCGAGCAAGGTGCTCTGATGGCGTTGTACTTTGCTGATGAAGCAATTGTAACGACTAACCCTGAAGTCTCTTCTGTACGCGACTCAGACCGTATTCTAGGTATTCTTGACTCTAAATCTCGTCGTTCTGAAGACGGCTTGGAGCCTGTGAAAACTCACCTTCTACTGACTCGCTACAACCCAGGACGTGTAACTCAAGGTGAGATGCTAAGTGTTGAAGACGTTGAAGAGATCCTACACATCTCTCTACTGGGCGTGATTCCAGAGAGCCAAGCGGTACTGAACGCATCGAACAAGGGTGTTCCAGTTATCTTTGACGAAGCAACCGACGCAGGTATGGCTTACAATGATACTGTAGAGCGACTACTAGGTAGCCAAGTGGACTTCCGTTTCTTAACGGAACAGAAGAAAGGCATCTTCAAAAGACTGTTCGGGGGCTAA